From one Rhopalosiphum padi isolate XX-2018 chromosome 2, ASM2088224v1, whole genome shotgun sequence genomic stretch:
- the LOC132921377 gene encoding nucleolar complex protein 4 homolog B — protein MGSVAEFKKLFEKFLQENKCPTGEIVKKKYYFPVDQLKTIYTSMLTTTNIQWSQFQQLLTNYVEYLDFCYYSWECFSSIVQHLNTDKTNVYMFTNLLGFIKIPTEKKEDDKFLFKNNKRPQFKYNFEQLKSWVTVVWDDMKPFMLSNIKIRREMLTLLIEKMLMHLNNPLVTADFLMDSLDTPGPIAILGLQGIFILVKDYNLECPNIYGKLYNFFTTDMFNYRYKTRLFYLADIFLRSTHLPELLVAAFVKRMARLSLIAPPTDIQIMAAFIGNLLIRHPPLKVLIQSDLIVGSDPYIFEEKDPLKSNALDSSLWELLSLKQHILPKVGKSVNFLFKKLPQVEWDMSELLDNSYESIIDEEYKTDFQKVSLTYEKPVSFSVPLSNHMDDLWTLDD, from the exons A acaATTTACACATCTATGCTTACAACTACAAATATACAATGGTCAcaatttcaacaattattaacaaattatgttGAATATTTGGACTTTTGTTATTACTCGTGGGAATGTTTTTCATCAattgtacaacatttaaatacagacaaaacaaatgtatacatGTTTACAAATCTTTtaggatttattaaaattcccactgaaaaaaaagaagatgataaatttttatttaaaaataaca AACGTCctcaattcaaatataattttgaacaattgaAATCATGGGTTACAGTAGTTTGGGATGATATGAAACCTTTCATGTTatccaatattaaaattagacgAGAAATGTTAACATTGTtgattgaaaaaatgttaatgcaCTTAAATAATCCGCTGGTAACTGCAGACTTTCTCATGGATTCGTTGGATACtc ctGGTCCCATTGCAATATTAGGCCTTCAaggcatttttattttggtcaaggattataattt AGAATGTCCAAATATTTATGGGAAGCTTTACAACTTTTTTACAACAGATATGTTTAATTATCGATATAAAACCAGATTGTTTTATTTGGCTGATATATTTCTTCGTTCAac tcaTTTACCTGAACTGCTGGTTGCTGCATTTGTCAAACGCATGGCTAGACTTTCATTGATTGCACCACCAACTGATATACAAATTATGGCAGCATTTATAGGAAATTTACTAATTAGACACCCACCGTTAAAAGTATTGATCCAAAGCGATCTTATTG TTGGTTCGGATCCttatatttttgaagaaaaagaTCCGCTAAAATCAAATGCACTAGACAGCTCATTATGGGAACTTCTCTCTTTAAAACAACACATTCTACCAAAAGTGGGAAAATctgttaactttttatttaaaaaattgccaCAAGTAGAATGGGACATGAGTGAATTATTAGACAACTCTTATGAAAGT attattgatGAAGAATACAAGACGGACTTTCAAAAAGTGAGCTTAACATATGAAAAACCTGTTTCATTTTCTGTTCCACTATCCAATCATATGGATGATTTATGGACTTTAgatgattaa